A region from the Gavia stellata isolate bGavSte3 chromosome 2, bGavSte3.hap2, whole genome shotgun sequence genome encodes:
- the HS3ST5 gene encoding heparan sulfate glucosamine 3-O-sulfotransferase 5, with protein MLFKQQALLRQKLFVLGSLAIGSLLYLVARVGSLDRLQPLCPIDGRFGSRGQDEIPLRALQFKRGLLHEFRKGNATKEQIRLHNLVQQLPKAIIIGVRKGGTRALLEMLNLHPAVVKASQEIHFFDNDENYAKGIEWYRKKMPFSYPHQITIEKSPAYFITEEVPERIYKMNSSIKLLIIVREPTTRAISDYTQVLEGKERKNKTYYKFEKLAIDPNTCEVNTKYKAVRTSIYTKHLERWLKYFPIEQFHIVDGDRLITEPLPELQLVEKFLNLPPRISQYNLYFNATRGFYCLRFNIVFNKCLAGSKGRIHPEVDTSVITKLRKFFHPFNQKFYQITGRTFNWP; from the exons ATGCTATTCAAACAGCAGGCGTTGCTGAGACAGAAGCTCTTTGTGCTAGGCAGCCTTGCTATTGGAAGTCTCCTATATCTAGTTGCCAGAGTTGGGAGCTTGGATAG actgcagcccctctgccccatTGATGGTCGATTTGGATCCCGTGGCCAGGACGAAATCCCGCTGAGAGCTCTGCAGTTCAAGCGTGGGTTGCTCCATGAGTTCCGAAAGGGCAATGCCACCAAGGAGCAAATACGACTGCACAATCTGGTTCAGCAGCTTCCCAAGGCCATTATCATTGGGGTGCGGAAAGGAGGGACCCGAGCACTGCTGGAGATGCTGAACCTTCACCCCGCAGTGGTCAAGGCTTCTCAAGAGATTCACTTCTTCGACAATGACGAGAACTATGCCAAGGGGATTGAGTGGTACcggaaaaaaatgcctttttcttacCCTCATCAAATAACAATTGAGAAAAGCCCTGCATATTTTATCACTGAGGAAGTACCTGAAAGGATTTACAAAATGAACTCATCTATCAAATTATTGATCATTGTCAGGGAACCTACCACAAGAGCTATTTCTGATTACACTCAGGTGCTGGAAGGtaaggaaaggaagaacaaaacttACTACAAATTTGAGAAGCTGGCTATTGATCCTAATACCTGCGAAGTGAACACTAAGTATAAGGCAGTGAGAACCAGCATCTACACAAAACATCTGGAGAGATGGTTAAAATACTTCCCAATTGAGCAGTTTCATATCGTAGATGGAGACCGGCTCATCACAGAACCACTGCCAGAACTCCAGCTGGTCGAGAAGTTCCTAAATCTTCCTCCGAGGATAAGTCAGTACAATTTATACTTCAATGCCACCAGAGGGTTCTACTGCTTGCGATTTAACATTGTCTTTAACAAGTGCCTGGCAGGTAGCAAGGGACGCATCCATCCAGAGGTGGATACCTCTGTCATTACCAAATTGCGCAAGTTCTTTCATCCTTTTAATCAAAAATTTTACCAGATCACTGGGAGGACATTTAACTGGCCCTAA